A region of Rhizorhabdus wittichii RW1 DNA encodes the following proteins:
- a CDS encoding MotA/TolQ/ExbB proton channel (PFAM: MotA/TolQ/ExbB proton channel) yields the protein MASPAAAGSNPYGLMAALEQGGTIAWTVFIILVVMSAASWYIMFTKLIEQQKILNQGKRARASFWQAPSLKDGQAKLEKNSAYRQIVDDGLLAQDQHTKLTDPVDQHEWLTGSLMRSQALINSKLGNGLAVLATVGSTSPFIGLFGTVIGIYRALIKIGAAGQASIDAVAGPVGEALIMTALGLAVAVPAVLGYNWLIRRNKVVAEQISAFATDLHGYMVSAGAVKPATQVKAAPAPAVKK from the coding sequence ATGGCTAGTCCCGCAGCCGCCGGTTCCAACCCTTATGGCCTGATGGCCGCCCTCGAGCAGGGCGGCACGATCGCCTGGACGGTGTTCATCATCCTCGTCGTGATGTCGGCCGCTTCCTGGTACATCATGTTCACCAAGCTGATCGAGCAGCAGAAGATCCTCAACCAGGGCAAGCGCGCCCGCGCCAGCTTCTGGCAGGCCCCGAGCCTGAAGGACGGCCAGGCCAAGCTCGAGAAGAACTCGGCCTATCGCCAGATCGTCGACGACGGCCTGCTCGCCCAGGACCAGCACACCAAGCTGACCGACCCGGTCGACCAGCATGAGTGGCTGACCGGCTCGCTGATGCGCAGCCAGGCGCTGATCAACTCGAAGCTCGGCAACGGTCTCGCGGTGCTCGCCACCGTCGGTTCGACCTCGCCGTTCATCGGTCTGTTCGGCACCGTCATCGGCATCTACCGCGCGCTGATCAAGATCGGCGCCGCCGGTCAGGCCTCGATCGACGCCGTCGCCGGCCCGGTCGGTGAAGCGCTCATCATGACCGCCCTGGGTCTGGCCGTGGCCGTTCCCGCAGTGCTCGGCTACAACTGGCTGATCCGTCGCAACAAGGTCGTTGCCGAGCAGATCTCGGCCTTCGCGACCGACCTGCACGGCTACATGGTCTCGGCCGGCGCGGTGAAGCCCGCGACCCAGGTCAAGGCCGCTCCGGCTCCGGCCGTCAAGAAGTAA
- a CDS encoding TonB family protein (TIGRFAM: TonB family protein), with protein MAYGDQTLSTRKVVSIALVIVLHAVIGYAFVTGLAYNVVKKVARDLKTFDVAEEAPPPPDQPPPPPPETRIEPPPVVAPPPIVQVAPTMAPPIVSVPVAPPVVITPAAPPAPPPPAVSRRGEPRGTPGEWVTPEDYPSADLRAENQGTTSFELAVGPDGKATDCKVTNSSGFPSLDTKACQMLLRRARFKAQLDGNGQPMPFTYRNRVRWQIPKD; from the coding sequence ATGGCTTATGGTGATCAAACGCTGAGCACCCGCAAGGTGGTGTCGATTGCGTTGGTGATCGTGCTTCACGCCGTCATCGGTTACGCCTTCGTCACCGGCCTTGCGTACAACGTCGTGAAGAAGGTCGCGCGCGATCTGAAGACGTTCGACGTTGCTGAAGAGGCTCCTCCGCCCCCGGATCAGCCGCCGCCGCCGCCGCCCGAGACGCGGATCGAGCCGCCGCCCGTCGTGGCGCCTCCGCCGATCGTCCAGGTTGCGCCGACCATGGCTCCTCCGATCGTCTCGGTGCCCGTCGCGCCGCCGGTGGTCATTACGCCCGCCGCGCCGCCCGCGCCCCCTCCGCCCGCGGTTTCGCGCCGTGGCGAGCCGCGCGGTACTCCGGGTGAGTGGGTCACGCCCGAGGATTATCCCTCGGCCGACCTTCGCGCCGAGAACCAGGGCACGACCAGCTTCGAACTGGCCGTCGGCCCTGACGGCAAGGCGACCGACTGCAAGGTGACCAATTCGAGCGGCTTCCCGTCGCTCGATACCAAGGCTTGCCAGATGCTTCTCCGCCGGGCCCGTTTCAAGGCCCAGCTGGATGGCAATGGCCAGCCGATGCCGTTCACCTATCGCAATCGCGTCCGTTGGCAGATCCCGAAGGATTGA